A genomic stretch from Xenopus laevis strain J_2021 chromosome 6S, Xenopus_laevis_v10.1, whole genome shotgun sequence includes:
- the LOC121395249 gene encoding gastrula zinc finger protein XlCGF8.2DB-like → MAHTEEKPYTCTDCGRGFFTRSLLVSHVRLHTGEKPFTCPECGKSFSQKSNLRTHQRVHTGFKPFSCSECGRRFVHMRALLGHQIYHTGEKPFRCAECGLAFARRRCLIQHYNSSKNDCVGPRHHNCTQCGKSFNSRSILISHQKIHIGEKLLT, encoded by the coding sequence ATGGCCCATACAGAGGAGAAACCCTACACGTGCACAGACTGTGGGAGGGGCTTCTTTACAAGGAGTTTGCTTGTCAGCCACGTCCGACTTCACACAGGAGAAAAACCATTCACTTGtccagaatgtgggaaaagcttttctcaaaaaagcaaCCTTCGTACCCACCAGAGAGTTCACACGGGGTTTAAACCTTTCAGTTGCAGTGAATGTGGGAGAAGATTTGTTCACATGCGGGCACTTTTGGGGCATCAAATAtatcacacgggggagaaaccttTTAGATGTGCAGAATGTGGATTGGCCTTTGCAAGAAGGCGCTGCCTTATACAACATTATAACAGCTCTAAGAATGACTGCGTTGGGCCCAGGCATCACAATTGCACACAATGTGGGAAAAGCTTTAATTCAAGGTCCATCCTGATAAGCCACCAGAAGATCCACATTGGGGAGAAGCTTCTGACATGA